From Mya arenaria isolate MELC-2E11 chromosome 12, ASM2691426v1, the proteins below share one genomic window:
- the LOC128211873 gene encoding glycine-N-acyltransferase-like protein 3, with the protein MIYKVLSHDEVEELNNELRSRLPGTAKIFYVIRSWLAGLLPGKEVIVDAWPEWTSIVLRTADANKVQPFFRHTYMCHARSASALKYFLQRPDVVDWRKPATFTGVPRDVAPVISTMTVKHRGRVTSLEPRFMYAWTKTELPAIPEIPEGLYLGKLRVEDATVLRRDWEGHRYREDMEGYFRTVIESFDSSCLRDASGELQAYACMQFNGSIAMLYVKPDHRDEDYFKIVLSDLARKRLENGEVAYGFIPTNDSDLVDQMRSIDFVWVPRGDMVWMHFEPLQVNRTNDASMMTSTAQNGNESVSFDCVCSDHAKRSTQKSFSHCRQEHDGSFLPTAQASSENIGNLKDSHLTLVSVSPTS; encoded by the exons ATGATCTACAAGGTTCTGTCACACGATGAGGTCGAGGAGCTGAACAACGAGTTGAGGAGTCGCCTTCCCGGCACCGCCAAG atCTTCTACGTGATCCGGAGCTGGCTGGCTGGACTGCTACCAGGGAAGGAGGTGATTGTGGATGCGTGGCCCGAGTGGACCTCCATAGTTCTCCGGACAGCCGACGCAAACAAG GTGCAGCCATTCTTCCGCCACACGTACATGTGCCACGCGCGGTCAGCCTCGGCCCTCAAGTACTTCCTGCAGCGACCGGATGTCGTCGACTGGCGAAAACCAGCCACGTTCACAG GTGTTCCACGTGACGTCGCTCCGGTGATTTCGACCATGACTGTGAAGCACCGGGGACGAGTTACCTCCCTGGAACCTCGCTTCATGTACGCTTGGACCAAGACAGAGTTACCGGCCATACCAGA GATTCCGGAAGGTCTGTACCTTGGTAAGCTGCGAGTGGAGGACGCGACAGTACTTCGACGAGACTGGGAAGGCCACCGGTACCGCGAGGACATGGAGGGCTACTTCCGGACCGTCATCGAAAGTTTTGACAGCAGCTGTCTCCGGGACGCTTCAGGGGAGCTTCAGGCGTACGCCTGCATGCAATTCAATGGCTCCATAGCCATGTTGTACGTAAAGCCGGATCACAGGGACGAGGATTACTTCAAAATCGTCCTTTCCGACCTTGCACGCAAACGCCTTGAGAACGGCGAGGTGGCGTACGGCTTCATTCCGACAAACGACTCTGATCTGGTGGACCAGATGCGGTCTATTGATTTTGTGTGGGTTCCGCGGGGGGACATGGTTTGGATGCATTTCGAGCCACTCCAGGTCAATAGAACAAACGATGCGTCGATGATGACGTCTACTGCTCAAAATGGGAATGAATCAGTCTCCTTTGACTGCGTCTGTTCCGACCATGCCAAGCGCTCAACCCAGAAATCTTTTAGCCACTGTCGACAGGAACACGACGGAAGTTTTCTTCCGACGGCGCAGGCGTCTTCGGAGAACATCGGTAATTTGAAAGATTCGCACTTGACGTTAGTCTCCGTCTCGCCGACGTCATGA